From a single Brassica oleracea var. oleracea cultivar TO1000 chromosome C5, BOL, whole genome shotgun sequence genomic region:
- the LOC106343848 gene encoding probable beta-1,3-galactosyltransferase 14 yields MPSSPRLKLFHARTSPSTRRSTSLIVLTSLAIGLFGFIFGLSAIVFPSRTCLTNSPPKTVRVVWDVAGNSNGGNGLSGGVKRHKVMGFVGIQTGFGSAGRRRALRSTWMPSDPEGLRRLEESTGLAIRFIIGKTKDEKKMAELRREIAEYDDFILLDIEEEYSKLPYKTLAFFKAAYALYDSEFYVKADDDIYLRPDRLSLLLAKERSHSQTYLGCLKKGPVFTDPKLKWYEPLADLLGKEYFLHAYGPIYALSADVVTSLVALKNNSFRMFSNEDVTIGAWMLAMNVNHENHKTLCERECSPYSIAVWDIPKCSGLCNPEKRMLELHKIESCSKSPTLPSEDE; encoded by the exons ATGCCGTCTTCTCCGAGGCTGAAGCTCTTCCACGCGCGGACATCACCCTCCACGCGCCGATCGACGTCTCTGATCGTCCTCACCTCTCTCGCGATCGGGCTATTCGGATTCATCTTCGGACTCTCCGCCATTGTTTTCCCGAGCCGGACATGCCTCACGAACTCCCCTCCGAAGACGGTGCGAGTCGTCTGGGACGTCGCCGGGAATAGTAACGGTGGTAATGGCCTCAGCGGCGGAGTGAAGAGGCATAAGGTGATGGGATTCGTCGGTATCCAAACCGGATTCGGATCAGCTGGGAGGAGACGAGCGCTCAGGAGCACGTGGATGCCGTCCGATCCAGAAGGACTTCGTCG CTTGGAGGAGTCAACAGGATTGGCTATCAGGTTTATCATAGGCAAGACCAAAGATGAAAAGAAGATGGCTGAGCTTAGAAGGGAGATTGCAGAGTATGATGACTTTATACTGCTCGATATCGAGGAGGAGTACAGTAAGCTCCCATACAAAAC TTTGGCTTTCTTCAAAGCTGCATATGCTTTGTATGATTCGGAGTTCTATGTCAAAGCTGATGATGATATATATTTGAGGCCAG ATCGTTTGTCTTTGCTGTTGGCTAAAGAGAGGAGCCACTCGCAGACATACCTAGGATGCTTGAAAAAAGGTCCTGTTTTCACAGATCCAAAGCTTAAATG GTATGAGCCTTTGGCAGATTTGCTGGGGAAGGAGTACTTTCTTCATGCTTATGGCCCCATCTATGCTCTTTCTGCTGATGTTGTCACCAGTTTGGTTGCCCTCAAGAATAACAG TTTCAGGATGTTTAGCAACGAGGACGTGACAATAGGTGCGTGGATGTTGGCAATGAACGTCAACCACGAGAACCACAAGACCCTTTGTGAACGAGAGTGCTCACCCTACTCCATTGCTGTTTGGGATATACCAAAATGCTCAG GGCTTTGTAACCCAGAGAAAAGGATGTTGGAACTTCACAAGATAGAGAGCTGCTCAAAGAGCCCAACTTTGCCATCGGAAGATGAGTGA
- the LOC106295084 gene encoding increased DNA methylation 1, translated as MLPEAEVEMLEDDCFEGSYEEHQIFREVFFASDSGNTTTATKRCLVTGAINFECDDSSKNVNSSLSSNNDNSVVTSGYACLEPSSASKDGSEVNTKAKRAKLSANKNVDEKGSPFTGFQIADFARDMIPLHLVESSNKGVSTSSYLLKQSIEKGKEVYLSGIVSQNVAKCDGKELKAIESPVSQESFATRVFSAGASTPLQLKERTKVSPNELSISETCLKIDPKEDPRPLLYKYVCKLLASSRWKIEKRQRSNSKYSETIYVSSQGRKFREFGSAWRSLGEILLADHKLMDSGTKKWTGINDFWSDLSLTLLDIEENMKLLNLANTRALWWSTLEPFVTAVFVDKKVGSLRKGNKVEVARNSVIDKFKKEDATCLKLISGCPESVLTVSESSLLVYDGENANQEIRSDLERKNASSEQEKQKNSVSKVVEASKLIAEGIHECLLRKKSHGRSKKAPLDPTSLDCEVKDTGNICVISEDNGDKRLRNDKMKSSKKGRRKNCNQDVDVFKTKGKVGCAIRSSQKKKKAQKSKARTKKKNNRGGCRLLPRSTSNGEKQFGQGNWSASGPRTVLSWLIASKVISKDEVIQLRDPDDDDTVVKTGIVTKDGVVCTCCNRTISLSEFKKHAGFDQGCPCLNLFMGSGKPFASCQLEAWYAEYKARRNGSRSEEGYDGDDPNDDSCGICGDGGELICCDNCPSTFHQACLAMKVLPEGSWYCSSCTCWICREFVSDNAPDDRSQDFKCTQCAHKYHGVCLQEISKRREPFPETYFCGKSCEKVHSGLSSRVGVTYPNADGLSWTVLKCFQEDGKAHSARRLALKAECNSKLAVALSIMEECFLSMVDARTGIDMIPHVLYNWGSKFARLDFDGFYTVVVEKNDVMISVASIRVHGVSVAEMPLVATCSKYRRQGMCRILVTAIEEMLMSLKVENLVVAALPSLVETWTEGFGFKTMDDEEREALKRLNLMVFPGTVLLKKTLYQCAKPNTVNGNVNKEADVDKAGFAVTTTQLESCDHMVPEGSDDEPLLGLPVPLGTNQTEPTSEAEKPAQESNTKEDCLEKELSKFSSEGEEEVTRRASSSSEAVEEERQVGSVEVVNNVISDEMLLCVDEQLDFDSSEDSD; from the exons ATGCTTCCCGAAGCTGAGGTCGAGATGTTAGAAGATGATTGCTTCGAGGGGTCATATGAAGAGCATCAGATATTCAGGGAAGTTTTCTTCGCGAGTGATTCCGGAAACACTACTACTGCTACTAAAAGATGTCTTGTTACTGGAGCCATTAACTTCGAGTGTGATGATTCAAGTAAGAATGTCAACTCCTCTCTGAGCTCAAACAATGACAACTCTGTGGTCACAAGTGGATATGCATGCCTAGAGCCATCATCTGCTTCTAAGGATGGTTCTGAAGTTAACACAAAAGCTAAAAGAGCCAAGCTTTCTGCTAATAAGAATGTGGATGAAAAGGGATCGCCTTTTACTGGTTTTCAGATTGCGGATTTTGCTAGAGATATGATACCTCTCCATTTAGTTGAATCATCTAACAAGGGTGTCTCAACGAGCTCGTATTTGCTGAAGCAAAGCATAGAAAAGGGGAAAGAAGTTTATCTGAGTGGCATAGTCTCACAAAACGTGGCAAAATGCGATGGAAAGGAGTTAAAGGCAATTGAGTCTCCTGTTTCTCAGGAGAGCTTTGCAACCAGAGTGTTCTCTGCTGGTGCATCTACTCCACTACAGTTGAAGGAGAGAACTAAAGTATCTCCTAATGAGTTAAGCATTTCTGAAACTTGTCTAAAGATTGATCCTAAAGAGGACCCTCGTCCTCTTCTCTACAAGTACGTCTGCAAGTTGCTTGCTTCTTCCAGATGGAAAATCGAGAAGCGCCAAAGATCCAACAGTAAATACTCGGAAACTATATACGTATCTTCACAGGGGCGGAAGTTTCGTGAATTTGGGTCAGCTTGGAGATCACTGGGGGAGATCTTACTAGCTGATCATAAGTTAATGGATTCAGGTACTAAGAAATGGACAGGCATCAATGACTTTTGGTCTGATCTCTCGCTTACATTGCTGGACATTGAGGAGAACATGAAACTGTTAAATCTAGCTAACACACGAGCGCTTTGGTGGAGTACTTTAGAGCCCTTTGTGACTGCTGTCTTCGTTGATAAGAAAGTTGGTTCTTTAAGAAAAGGAAACAAAGTTGAAGTTGCCAGGAACTCAGTTATTGACAAGTTTAAGAAAGAGGATGCAACTTGTCTGAAGTTGATCTCAGGCTGTCCTGAAAGTGTGCTGACAGTATCTGAGAGTAGTCTTCTTGTTTATGACGGCGAGAATGCTAACCAAGAGATTCGTTCTGATCTTGAGAGGAAAAATGCTTCTTCAGAACAAGAGAAGCAGAAGAACAGTGTTAGCAAGGTCGTTGAAGCTTCAAAACTGATAGCAGAAGGGATCCATGAGTGTCTTCTGAGGAAGAAGTCACACGGAAGATCGAAAAAAGCTCCCTTGGACCCCACTAGCCTTGATTGCGAGGTTAAAGATACGGGAAACATCTGCGTCATCTCAGAGGATAATGGAGATAAAAGGTTGAGGAATGATAAGATGAAGAGTTCAAAGAAGGGAAGAAGAAAGAACTGTAATCAAGATGTTGACGTTTTTAAAACCAAAGGTAAGGTTGGGTGTGCAATCAGATCAAGCCAGAAGAAGAAGAAAGCTCAGAAATCAAAAGCTAGAACCAAGAAAAAGAACAATAGAGGAGGCTGCAGGCTACTTCCTCGAAGCACTAGCAATGGGGAAAAACAATTTGGTCAAGGGAACTGGTCTGCTTCAGGTCCAAGAACTGTGTTATCATGGTTGATAGCTTCCAAAGTAATCTCTAAGGACGAAGTAATCCAGTTACGAGATCCAGATGATGATGATACCGTTGTGAAAACAGGCATCGTGACTAAAGATGGAGTGGTCTGCACATGCTGCAACAGGACTATATCGCTTTCTGAGTTCAAGAAACATGCTGGATTCGACCAGGGGTGTCCGTGTCTGAATCTGTTCATGGGATCAGGAAAGCCTTTCGCTTCGTGTCAGCTTGAAGCTTGGTATGCTGAGTATAAGGCTAGAAGAAACGGATCGAGATCAGAGGAAGGTTATGATGGTGATGATCCGAATGATGATTCTTGTGGGATTTGTGGTGATGGTGGTGAGCTGATCTGCTGTGATAATTGCCCTTCTACCTTCCATCAGGCTTGTTTAGCAATGAAG GTGCTCCCGGAAGGCAGTTGGTATTGCTCAAGCTGCACATGTTGGATATGCAGAGAGTTCGTTAGTGATAATGCTCCTGATGACCGCTCTCAGGATTTTAAGTGTACTCAGTGTGCGCATAAAT ATCATGGAGTATGTCTGCAAGAGATAAGTAAACGCAGAGAACCTTTTCCAGAAACCTACTTTTGTGGTAAAAGTTGCGAGAAG GTGCACAGTGGTCTAAGTTCTCGTGTTGGGGTTACATATCCTAATGCTGATGGTCTGTCTTGGACGGTTTTGAAATGTTTTCAAGAAGATGGAAAGGCTCATTCTGCGAGAAGGTTGGCACTGAAGGCTGAATGCAACTCGAAATTAGCTGTTGCTCTATCGATTATGGAGGAGTGTTTTCTGTCTATGGTAGATGCAAGAACTGGTATTGACATGATACCTCATGTGCTTTACAACTGGGG GTCAAAATTTGCCCGGTTAGACTTTGATGGGTTTTACACAGTGGTTGTGGAAAAGAACGATGTGATGATCTCAGTAGCATCCATCAG GGTGCATGGAGTAAGTGTTGCAGAGATGCCTCTTGTAGCTACATGCAGCAAGTATCGTCGTCAGGGAATGTGCAGAATCCTCGTGACTGCAATTGAAGAG ATGCTTATGTCTCTCAAAGTGGAGAATCTTGTTGTGGCCGCTTTGCCAAGTTTAGTGGAAACATGGACTGAAGGTTTCGGCTTCAAAACAATGGATGATGAAGAACGCGAAGCTCTCAAAAGACTAAATTTGATGGTGTTCCCTGGGACAGTCCTGCTCAAGAAAACGCTATACCAGTGCGCAAAACCCAACACTGTGAACGGTAATGTTAACAAAGAAGCAGATGTAGACAAAGCCGGGTTTGCCGTGACGACGACCCAACTTGAGAGCTGCGATCATATGGTTCCAGAAGGATCAGATGATGAACCTCTCCTAGGCTTACCAGTGCCACTTGGAACCAACCAAACAGAACCAACTTCAGAAGCAGAGAAGCCAGCCCAAGAGAGCAACACCAAAGAAGATTGTTTGGAGAAGGAACTGTCAAAGTTTTCATCAGAAGGAGAAGAAGAAGTGACGAGAAGAGCTTCTTCATCCTCTGAAGCTGTAGAAGAAGAGAGGCAAGTTGGTAGTGTAGAAGTAGTAAATAATGTTATTAGTGATGAGATGTTGCTTTGTGTTGATGAACAACTTGACTTTGATAGCTCTGAAGACTCGGATTAA